TGGGCAAACCTTACCCCTGGCGGATGTGCAGGTGGTGGGTGAGATCGGTCTGTTCGAGGCGCAACTGGGTTGGTTGCACCGGCTTCCTGCGGGGTCAGGCTCAGACGATGCTCCGGCGCAGACGTTAGGTAATTGCCGCCTTCAGGCGTTGGCAAAAGTCGGCGATCGCGCTTAGTCCCTCTGCGGGGGTCCCCGTCGCCAACCGTTGGACAAAGGCACTGCCCACAATGACTGCATCCGCCCCCCAATCGCGGACCTGTTGGGCGTGCTCCGGTTGGGAAATGCCGAAACCGACGCCGATCGGTTTGTCGGTGGTTTGGCGGAGGGTTTGGATTAAATCCTTGACGTGGGTTTGCAGACCCGATCGCATCCCCGTAACCCCGGTCACACTGACCAAGTAGATAAAGCCGTGGGATTTAGCCGCAATCATTTGAATCCGGCGGAGGGGACTGGTGGGGGCAACCAGCAGAACAATTTCCAAGCCTAAGGCTTCGGCGACTTGCAATAAGGGTTCTGCCTCTTCCACAGGCAGGTCAGGAATCACGAGACCTGCGACCCCTGCTTGGGCTGCCTGGGTCAAAAAGGTCTCAATGCCTCGGTGCAGGATGGGGTTGTAGTAGGTAAAGAGCACGATCGGTGCGGTCAGGGTTGGCTGGAGCGATCGCACCATCGCGAGAACTCGATCAAGGCGTGTTCCCCGCTGTAGGGCACGCGTCGCCGCTGCTTGGATAACCGGCCCGTCAGCCAACGGGTCCGAGTAGGGGACGCCCAGTTCAATGATATCGGCCCCGTGGCGATCGAGCAGTTGGAGGGCTTGGGCGGTGGTGTCAAGATCCGGGTCCCCAGCGGTAATGAAGGGGATAAGGGCACACTGGTGTTGCTGCCGTAAGGTGGCAAACCGTTGGGAAATAGCGCTCATGGTGCGGTGCGATCGGGAGGCTGGTTTGGATTTTAGATTTTAGATGAGCGTTTAGAGTTGGCAACAAAGGCAGTTAGGAGGTTTCTTCGGCTGGTTCTTCAGCTTGCAATTGAGCCTCTAAGGCTGCTAGCTCTTCGGGAGTCAGTTCTTCTAGGCGCTTTTGCAGAACAGCCGTTTCGTAATCTTTGAGCTGCTGATTATAGGTCATTTGCTGGGTGAATACCCGAAAGAGATAGGTGGCTAACCAGCCCAATAGACCCATCACGAGGGCCGCTTGGGTCCATATCCCAGCCTGGATGCTGTCGAAACCCACCGCTTGCAGGAGCAGGTAGAGGATACCACCGCTCACAAAAATCCCGAAGGCAATCCCGATCGCGTCAATTCGTCGCATCAATTCGTCCCAGAGGTGGTTAGACTAAGTGCCAATTTCCCGGCGGGCAGGGCGCAGGTTGACAAAGGGACTCAGCAGGAGCAACCCTGGGAAGCAGAGAAACACCAGGAAGTACATCAAAACCCGCTCGATCGAACCGGCGACATACCAGCGCCCCTTCAGGTAGATCATGGTCAGGGCTGGCAGAACAATCAGATAGAAACCGCCGATCGCGGCGTAGAGGATGAGGGCGATGATCGCTTCACTCATAGCATCCCAAGGAGTTACATCTCTCGTATTCTACCGAGAATAGATGACGGGTTGACAGCCATCCCCAGAATTCCTGAAGATAGAAAACTTATTCATCGGTACCTGAGCCGCTTAAACAGCAAACGGTGCGATCGCTCCTCCCTGACGCAGCAACCGCTCACCCCTGATCACCCCAATGACTACACACACCACCGGGCAGGTATTGATTGTTGGGGCTGGCCCCGGCAGTCTGGATTATTTGACCTTGCAAGCGTACCACTGCCTCCAGCAGGCTGAGGTCCTGATCTACGATGCCCTGAGTGATCCCCGTTTGCTGGACTGGGTGCCAACAAACTGTGAGGCCATTGCGGTGGGTAAGCGGGGGGGCCAACCGTCGATGGCCCAATCTGAAATCAATCAATTGCTGGTGACCCACTGCCAACGCGGTAAAACCGTGGTGCGGTTAAAGGGAGGCGATCCGTTTATCTTTGGGCGCGGTCGGGAAGAAATGCAAGCGTTGCAGGAGGCCGGTTGCCCGTTTGCAGTGGTACCCGGTCTCTCCTCGGCTCTAGTTGCCCCTCTGCTGGCAGGCATCCCCCTGACGGATGCGGTCCTGAGTCAAAGTTTTGCGGTGGCAACGGCCCATGATCTCAGCCGTTTGAACTGGTCCGCCCTAGCGGCGATCGAAACCCTGGTCTTGCTGATGGGAGGTCGACATCTCGCGGCGATCGTCGCCGCACTCCAACACCAGGGGCGATCGCCGACAACCCCGATCGCTTTAATCCGCTGGGCTGGACGACCAGAGCAACAGGTTTGGGTGGGCACGCTAGCCGATATTGTCGACCAAACCCAAGGTCAGGCCCTCGCGCCCGTGGTGATCGTAATCGGCGAGGTGGTCCGCTGGCATGATTATTTCGCGTCTGCCTCAATTGCACCTGTCTCAGTTTCCCCAACTGCGATCGCCCCTATGGTCAGCCCCGTGGCAAGATGGGACAAGCCGGTTCCTCACTTTTCCCGGTTCTCTTCTGAAGACGCGACACGAACGGCAAGGCTAGCTGCGGTGACCCAATCTCCTCTCCCCCTGAGCAATACCACGATCCTGGTGACGCGATCGGCGAATCAGTCCCGTGACTTTACCGATCTCTTGCAAGCCGCGGGAGCAACGGTTTTGGAAATGCCGACGCTGGTGATTAAACCGCCGTCAAGTTGGGCGGCGCTGGATGCGGCGATCGCCCAGTTGAACACGTTTGATTGGTTAATTTTGACCTCGGCTAATGGCGTGGAGGCTTTTTTTGAACGGTTAGCGGTGGCCCAGCGGGATGCCCGTGCCCTGGCGGGGATAAAACTGGCGGTGGTGGGTCAGAAAACCGCCCGTACCCTGCAAGGCTATGGTCTGCAACCTGACTTTGTGCCACCGGAATTTGTGGCCGACACCTTGGTGAGCCATTTCCCGGAACCGGTTACGGGGCAGCGGCTACTTTTCCCCAGGGTGGAAAGTGGCGGTCGGGATGTGTTGGTCAAGGAACTGACCCAGGCGGGGGCGATCGTGACGGAGGTGGCTGCCTACGAATCGGGTTGCCCCGATCAAGTAGACCCTGCCATCCTGGCAGCCCTCAATAGGGGTGGCATTGACGTGATTACCTTTGCCAGTTCTAAAACCGTCAAGCATTTTGCCCAATTAGTTGGCCTGGAGCGTACCCCACCGGCGGTCACGCCAGACACTTGGTTAGCTCAGGTGGCGATCGCCTCGATTGGTCCCCAAACGTCCCACACCTGTGAACAGGTGCTGGGTCGGGTGGACATTGAAGCCCGTGAATATACCCTGGAGGGTCTCGTGCAGGCGATTCTCCAGTGGAAGCGCAACATTAATGGGAATTGACCCAAAGCTGGCGCATGGCTTTAGCTAATGGACTTGGAACTCAATTACGTTTCTCTTGAGGGTGATTTGATACTGGTTGAGGAAATCTTGTCCCAACAAGCCCATATCCTCGTCCGAGGCCACGATCGCAACCGTGAGATTTTTCATCACCCGCCCATTGACGGCGATCGTAGGCACCTGCCCCATCGGTAACTCCACTAACTCACCACTGGCTACGCGGAAGGTTGCTGCCCCTGTTGGTTCGACCTGGAGCGCTTCGGCCATTGCCTGAGTAATGGTAGTGATACTGGCTCCCGTATCCACCAGCATCTCAAACGTTTGACGGTGGTTGAAGGTCACGTCAATTACGGGGCTTTGGCCCTGACGGCGCTTAATGGGTGCCCGAAAAAAACGCGGTTGGGTGGTCGCTGCGGCCCCCTGCCAACCTAACAAGAGACCACTCAACGCCAGCACAATTTCCAAAATCCCCAAGCTGACCTCCTGCACCAAGTTGACCAACGCGGCCCATCACTCTGGACGCGGTGCATCCGGATCAAACTTGCTAGCATGTTCCCGTAGCAAGATACTCAACTGTCCCGCTACCGCTTTCGTCCCGTCAACTTCTTTCAGCTTGGAAGGACCACCCGGTGCTTCCGGTTTTTGTAGATAAGCCGCGATCGCTTCCCGTACCTGTTCGGTAATGAGGGGTTGCAGGTCTTCCTGTGCCCGTTGGCGCTGATAGGTAGCTCCGCCTTCGGTTGTGGCATAGAGGGGTGGCAGGCGATTCAGGGCATAGGCCGCAATATCCGCCAGATCGAGGGTCTGCTCCGTTGTGGACTCGACTTCCGCTACCCGTGAAATCGCCTCCGCCAGCACCAACTCTTCCATGACGTTGATAAACTGTTTGCGGGGGACTGCGACCACTTCCCCCGTCAGTAGGGCACCCATCAGACGATCGAGGGCCATGTATTCTTCGATCGATAACTCGGCGGCTGTATCACAAATGCGCCCGACCTCAGCTTCCATTGTTGGGGTTAGGTATCCATCACGCAGGGCCTGCTCTACAATTTTCTCAATGCTACTCATATCCCGCTGTATTCTCCCTATGGGTATCCCGTGTCGATGCCGTCGTCTGCGGTATCCCAACTGTTTTCCAGTCTTACTGACGACAGTCCATCTGCCAAGGGTTGCTAACTATTCCATTCCCTGATAACGCCACGGAACCGGATCGACGGCCTCTCCATGAACATACAACCCCCAGTGTAAATGGGCACCCGTAGCAACACCGGTTGATCCCACTGTCCCAATGACTTGCCCCGCCTGCACCCTGTCACCTTCACGGACATGGATGCTGTTCAAATGGATAAGAATGCTAGTGACACCCTGGCCATGATCAATGCCCACGGTATTACCATGAATCACAAATCCCTGGGATTCCCGCCCCACTAAGGCGACCCGCCCAGCTGCTGGGGCAACCACTGGCGATCCCATCGCGGCTCCATAGTCTACCCCCCGATGGTAGTAATCCTGGGCAAATTCGCCATTGTAATAGCGGCGCACACCGTAAACAGTCGTCACCTCCCCGTTACTAGGCCGGAGGAAGGGACCCGACCACAATTTTTCGGGACTGACGATTTGCTTGAAGGCGTCCACCCGATCGAACTCGTAATCTGTCCCTTCGAGGTCATCCTTGCCGGGGGGCAGCCAGATCCGTTGAGTCGGAAAATCCCGGTGGGCAAGGGCCACACTCACCGTTTGTGACTGACCCTCCACAGACACCACTAGGGACAGGGGACCCGGTCGACTGAGGGGTGTGGTGGGCACGAAGGCACGGTAGCGATTGGGCGCGATCGCGAAGGCAGGATATCGCTTATTCCCAACTTGAACCGTCGGCTGCGTACTGGCTGGCACTGGCGTCTGAATCAAGACTGATAGGGTATCCCCTAGGGAGGGGGTGTTGGGGGTAACTTGCACCTGCAGGGCCTGCACGGCTGAGCTAGGGGTAATCAGAACAGCCGCTACCGTCACCCCGATGAGGGAAGGCAGCAGGGGCAGGGGAGCTAGGGTCGCGATCACACTCAACAGGCTCGCTAGGCCCGATCGCCAGGGGGAACAGGGTGTGGGAGATGACACGGGATGGGAGCCAGGGGAGGAAACCGTCATGGGTGTCATGGGCAATGGGAGCGGCAATGTTTGGGGGACTGGGCAGCCAGACTGCTCCCTATTCTATCGGTTTCCTGGAGACCGTCATCTGTGGCCCGTTGCTGCCACCCAGCCGATGGTGCCCTCCTGGGAACACGGATCGCGCCATCCCCACACCGGCCCCTAAGTTTGCTACCATACCGCCCACTGGCTTGGCCCATCACTGACCGTCTGACGTGCCTAAGCGTAGGCCCTAACCCCAGCTAACCCCAAATCAACTTTCAGATCAACCTCAATGACAGGAGAATCGTCATGCAGTCTTCTTGCCATCCCCCTCGTCGGAAATCTGCCCTGCAGCCAGTGATGAGACGGATTGTGACCACAAGCCTGGCCATTGTCGCCTTTGCAGCTAGTGCGGGACTAGGGGCCGCCCAATTGGCCAAGACGCCCGGTCAGGCTGTCCTCTCTGAGGATCCCCTCCGTCCGCCCCACCATACCTTACGCATGGGAACGGCGACTAATTATCCCCCTTTTGAGTACCGAGATGAGCGGATTGGGACAGATGAAATTATTGGCTTTGATATTGCGATCGCTCGCTATATTGCCCAAAAGCTTGGCTACACGCTGACCCTGAAAGATATGGCCTTTAATGAACTGATCCCAGCTTTGCAGGCGCGGCAATTAGATTTTGCCATGGCAGCAATTACCCCTACCCCAGAGCGGCTACAAAAAGTGGCGTTTTCTGATGTGTACTTCGAGTCACAGAACACCATTGTCAGCCGCCAGACTCAGCCTCTGAGTCAGGTTAGTGAACTGGCTGCTAAGCGAGTTGGCGTCCAATTAGGCTCAATTCAGGCAAAGTACGCCCAGACTTTAACGGCCACTCTGCCTGGAATGACCCTGATAAGTTACCCCCGTGTCCTTGATCTCTTGCAAGCTCTGCAACGGGCCGATATCGATGCCACGATCGTCGAAGATAAAATTGCCGAAGTCTATCTGGAAGATGATGCAACGTTGGTCGCCAGTATTATTCCCAACGTGGAACTGATGGGCAGCGCGATCGCCTTCCCCAAGGATTCGGAGTTAGTGGATGAGTTCAATCGCATCTTGCAGGAAATGCGAGAGAATGGCGAACTCGATCGGCTGATTCGGCAGTGGTTTTCACTTCAGTAAGCCAAAATACTTGGGCAACAACCAATTGATAACAGCCAAATTACAGCCTTTACCTTAATCATAAAGTATAGTTTTACAGGAGTAGGATGGGTGTACCCCGCTGGTGCGGCCCTCACCCTAAATCTCTCTCCGGCTCTGGGAGAGGGATTTAGGGTGAGGGTTAGCTTCTCCCCACTTGGGAGAAGGGGGTGGGGGATGAGGACTGCCAGTCGGATTGAGATCCAAGCCTTAACTGTGTACTGAGTAAATTAGGTAAAGGCTGTAAATGTCAACCTAAAATCTCAACCCAAAATCATAAAACTCATGTTCAACCAACCCCAATATTGCCGCTGGCGCATCTTCATACTCCTTGCCCTGGCGACAGCCCTGTGCGTGAACGGGCAACCTGCGATCGCGCATCCAGGACATGGCACGTTTACCCAAACCCTGGTGCACCAAACCCTCACCCCCCAATTGCGGCTCATTGGGTTAGGGATTGCCTTTGGCTTGGGTATGGTCCACGCCATGAGTCCGGGGCACGGCAAAACTATGGTGGCTGCCTATCTGGTGGGAACGCGGGGCACCCCCCAACAGGCTCTGGTTCTGGGGGTAATTACTACCCTGACCCATACCTTGGGAATTTTCCTGTTGGGTTTGGCTGTCCTGCTGGCGGCTAACTATATCCTGCCAGAGCAGTTATATCCCGTCCTGAGTGGCCTCAGTGGCTTGATGGTGTTCGGGGTAGGATTTTGGCTTCTGGACCAGCGCTTGCAGGCGATGCAAACGACCTCCACCCATCGGCATGATCACGCCCATACCCACAGTCACGCCCACAGTCACGCCCACAGCTATACCCATGTCCATCCTCGTGGTCATGCCCACCTGCATACCCACTCTCAGGCTGATGACCAGCCTCTCCATGATTCCCACGGTGCTGGCATTGCTGATATGGCCACCCCAGCCGTGACTTGGCGATCGCTCCTCACCTTGGGCATTGCCGGCGGCATGGTTCCTTGTCCGTCTGCCCTTGTCTTGTTGCTATCGGCGATCGCCCTCCAGCAAACGGCCTATGGCATGGTTTTGGTCAGTATGTTTAGTCTTGGCTTAGCAGTGGTCTTGACTGGCTTGGGACTTCTGGTGATCTATGCCCATCAATGGTTCGAGCGCGTCACCGTTCCCCTGGGGAATCACTGGCCGATCAGTTCGCATCTCGCTGCAATCCAACGGGCGCTCCCCCTCGCCAGCGCGATCGGGGTCATTGTCGTGGGGGCAGGTTTAACCCTGAGCAGTGTGCTGTGAAGTGGGGACGGGGGGTCCGTATGGGCAGCAACTGTGTCAGTTTCTAAAGTTGCACGGAACCTCGACCGCGATCAACCGTCCAGACTTTAGGCTAGGGGATAGGATCACGATCAGCCCTGGACTGGAAGTTGAGTATAGTGCCATGAAGCTAAAGCATTCTCTGTTGTGTTTAACTTCCCTGTTACTCGTCAATACCACCTACGGGGTGATGGCGACTCCCCCCGGTTTGGCGGCTACGTTCCGGGCCGATGAGCAAGTTAATATCAATGTCTACCGGAATGCGAGTCCAGCCGTGGTGACCATTATCGGGGGGAATAATACCGGATCAGGCAGCATCATTAGCCCGGACGGTTTGGTCCTGACGAATGAGCATGTGGTCCGTATGGCCCGTGGGGGGATGGTGAGTGTGCAAACCAGTAATGGCCAACGCTACAACGGCCAGGTCCTCGCGACGGATGCAGCCAATGATCTGGCACTGATTCAACTGCGCACGCATGAGCGGCTCCCCTACCTCCGCCTAGCGGCCAGCGAGGGTATTCAAGTTGGGCAACAGGTGTTTGCGATCGGTAGCCCCTTTGGGTTATCGGGCACGCTCACAACGGGAATTCTCAGCCGGATTGCTAACAATGGCGATCTCCAAACCGATGCGGTCCTGAATCCCGGTAACTCCGGTGGCCCCTTACTCAACTCCCAGGGCGAATTGATTGGGGTGAACAAAGCGATCCTGGCGAACCAGGGCGGCAATACGGGGATTGGCTTTGCTACCAGTGCGACCGTGGCCCGTCAGTTTGTAGCGCAAGTTCAGCAAGGTCGCATTGCTAACCCGGCGATCGCTACCGCCCCGCCCATGACAACTGCGCCGCGATCGGTCGGTCCCCAAATCCAACCCGCGATCCCGCGTCCCCCCGTGGCCATCGCCCCAATCCCCCGTGTGCCCAACTATCCAGGGGGATACGGAGCAGCGACGAGTCCCCCTCGTTTAGGCGTCGTCCTCAATGCCGCAACAATGGTCATCGAACAAGTGCGGCAAGGGTCGATCGCCGCCACGATCGGTCTGCGCCCAGGAGATCAACTGGTGGCTCTCAATGGCCGTCCCCTGCGCAGTTTTGCTGATCTCGAACAACACCTCAACCGCTATCCCAGTTCCGTTATTCTGACCGTAGGCCGGAATCAGCGCCTTGCCCATGTTCGTGTTGATTTTTAAGTTGCCCGGAACGGCGGGAACCGATCGCGTTTAATATCGTCAAGCAGCCTGCGTGCGGGGAGAGGGATCGATATGAAACGTGGACAATCATCGGCAAGTTTATTCACATTACCCTTGGCCGTCCTCATAGGGTGGGGCCTGATCAGTGCGCGGGTGGATGCCCGCACGGTGGAAATTTCGGCTAACTCACCCGACCCCGTGACCCTCAGTGGCACAGCCGGGGGTCAACAACAGAGCGACTGTGGCTTTATCCCTAACGCTCCCAGTGAAACCTTGCGTCTGACGCAGGCATTCCCCTTCCTCCGGTTGCAGGTAGAGGGGCCACGGTCTGTTACCCTCCTGGTAGATGGTCCTGGCGGTCGTTTTTGCCTACTCCGTGACCAGATGTCTAATGGTCAGCTAGAAATGTCGGGCTATTGGGGGCCAGGTAACTACAATATCTATATTGGCGATACCGCGAATAGCCAAGGTAATTACGTCTTGAGCATCTCCCGCCGGAACTAAGCCAATCTATCCTCGGTCTATCCCCGCCAGCAATGGCGATAGCCCATCGGCAGTCTTGCTCCCAGAGTAATGCTCTCCACCATTGACTTATCCTACTGGCTCAAAACTACGCCGCTCTTTTGCGGGTTAAGCCCAGCACAACTGAGAGCGATCGCCGCAATTGCACAACTACAGACGTTCCCAAAGGGCGACCATATCTTTCATCAGGGCAGCGCGGCCACTGGCTTTTTTGTGGTAAAAATAGGTCGGATCAAGATTTTTAAGTTATCAACCCAAGGCAAGG
This DNA window, taken from Trichothermofontia sichuanensis B231, encodes the following:
- a CDS encoding M23 family metallopeptidase; its protein translation is MTPMTVSSPGSHPVSSPTPCSPWRSGLASLLSVIATLAPLPLLPSLIGVTVAAVLITPSSAVQALQVQVTPNTPSLGDTLSVLIQTPVPASTQPTVQVGNKRYPAFAIAPNRYRAFVPTTPLSRPGPLSLVVSVEGQSQTVSVALAHRDFPTQRIWLPPGKDDLEGTDYEFDRVDAFKQIVSPEKLWSGPFLRPSNGEVTTVYGVRRYYNGEFAQDYYHRGVDYGAAMGSPVVAPAAGRVALVGRESQGFVIHGNTVGIDHGQGVTSILIHLNSIHVREGDRVQAGQVIGTVGSTGVATGAHLHWGLYVHGEAVDPVPWRYQGME
- a CDS encoding S1C family serine protease — its product is MKLKHSLLCLTSLLLVNTTYGVMATPPGLAATFRADEQVNINVYRNASPAVVTIIGGNNTGSGSIISPDGLVLTNEHVVRMARGGMVSVQTSNGQRYNGQVLATDAANDLALIQLRTHERLPYLRLAASEGIQVGQQVFAIGSPFGLSGTLTTGILSRIANNGDLQTDAVLNPGNSGGPLLNSQGELIGVNKAILANQGGNTGIGFATSATVARQFVAQVQQGRIANPAIATAPPMTTAPRSVGPQIQPAIPRPPVAIAPIPRVPNYPGGYGAATSPPRLGVVLNAATMVIEQVRQGSIAATIGLRPGDQLVALNGRPLRSFADLEQHLNRYPSSVILTVGRNQRLAHVRVDF
- a CDS encoding DUF3007 family protein is translated as MRRIDAIGIAFGIFVSGGILYLLLQAVGFDSIQAGIWTQAALVMGLLGWLATYLFRVFTQQMTYNQQLKDYETAVLQKRLEELTPEELAALEAQLQAEEPAEETS
- the trpA gene encoding tryptophan synthase subunit alpha, whose translation is MSAISQRFATLRQQHQCALIPFITAGDPDLDTTAQALQLLDRHGADIIELGVPYSDPLADGPVIQAAATRALQRGTRLDRVLAMVRSLQPTLTAPIVLFTYYNPILHRGIETFLTQAAQAGVAGLVIPDLPVEEAEPLLQVAEALGLEIVLLVAPTSPLRRIQMIAAKSHGFIYLVSVTGVTGMRSGLQTHVKDLIQTLRQTTDKPIGVGFGISQPEHAQQVRDWGADAVIVGSAFVQRLATGTPAEGLSAIADFCQRLKAAIT
- a CDS encoding transporter substrate-binding domain-containing protein, whose amino-acid sequence is MQSSCHPPRRKSALQPVMRRIVTTSLAIVAFAASAGLGAAQLAKTPGQAVLSEDPLRPPHHTLRMGTATNYPPFEYRDERIGTDEIIGFDIAIARYIAQKLGYTLTLKDMAFNELIPALQARQLDFAMAAITPTPERLQKVAFSDVYFESQNTIVSRQTQPLSQVSELAAKRVGVQLGSIQAKYAQTLTATLPGMTLISYPRVLDLLQALQRADIDATIVEDKIAEVYLEDDATLVASIIPNVELMGSAIAFPKDSELVDEFNRILQEMRENGELDRLIRQWFSLQ
- the ndhL gene encoding NAD(P)H-quinone oxidoreductase subunit L produces the protein MSEAIIALILYAAIGGFYLIVLPALTMIYLKGRWYVAGSIERVLMYFLVFLCFPGLLLLSPFVNLRPARREIGT
- the cobA gene encoding uroporphyrinogen-III C-methyltransferase; the protein is MTTHTTGQVLIVGAGPGSLDYLTLQAYHCLQQAEVLIYDALSDPRLLDWVPTNCEAIAVGKRGGQPSMAQSEINQLLVTHCQRGKTVVRLKGGDPFIFGRGREEMQALQEAGCPFAVVPGLSSALVAPLLAGIPLTDAVLSQSFAVATAHDLSRLNWSALAAIETLVLLMGGRHLAAIVAALQHQGRSPTTPIALIRWAGRPEQQVWVGTLADIVDQTQGQALAPVVIVIGEVVRWHDYFASASIAPVSVSPTAIAPMVSPVARWDKPVPHFSRFSSEDATRTARLAAVTQSPLPLSNTTILVTRSANQSRDFTDLLQAAGATVLEMPTLVIKPPSSWAALDAAIAQLNTFDWLILTSANGVEAFFERLAVAQRDARALAGIKLAVVGQKTARTLQGYGLQPDFVPPEFVADTLVSHFPEPVTGQRLLFPRVESGGRDVLVKELTQAGAIVTEVAAYESGCPDQVDPAILAALNRGGIDVITFASSKTVKHFAQLVGLERTPPAVTPDTWLAQVAIASIGPQTSHTCEQVLGRVDIEAREYTLEGLVQAILQWKRNINGN
- a CDS encoding late competence development ComFB family protein produces the protein MSSIEKIVEQALRDGYLTPTMEAEVGRICDTAAELSIEEYMALDRLMGALLTGEVVAVPRKQFINVMEELVLAEAISRVAEVESTTEQTLDLADIAAYALNRLPPLYATTEGGATYQRQRAQEDLQPLITEQVREAIAAYLQKPEAPGGPSKLKEVDGTKAVAGQLSILLREHASKFDPDAPRPE
- a CDS encoding retropepsin-like aspartic protease family protein: MQEVSLGILEIVLALSGLLLGWQGAAATTQPRFFRAPIKRRQGQSPVIDVTFNHRQTFEMLVDTGASITTITQAMAEALQVEPTGAATFRVASGELVELPMGQVPTIAVNGRVMKNLTVAIVASDEDMGLLGQDFLNQYQITLKRNVIEFQVH
- a CDS encoding nickel/cobalt transporter, which produces MFNQPQYCRWRIFILLALATALCVNGQPAIAHPGHGTFTQTLVHQTLTPQLRLIGLGIAFGLGMVHAMSPGHGKTMVAAYLVGTRGTPQQALVLGVITTLTHTLGIFLLGLAVLLAANYILPEQLYPVLSGLSGLMVFGVGFWLLDQRLQAMQTTSTHRHDHAHTHSHAHSHAHSYTHVHPRGHAHLHTHSQADDQPLHDSHGAGIADMATPAVTWRSLLTLGIAGGMVPCPSALVLLLSAIALQQTAYGMVLVSMFSLGLAVVLTGLGLLVIYAHQWFERVTVPLGNHWPISSHLAAIQRALPLASAIGVIVVGAGLTLSSVL